GTATATGGATTATCACCTTACTATTTGTGGTTTTTATACCAAATGTAATTGGTGCTTCTTCTGCTAAAGATGAAAGCCCGGTGTTAGGGACAGGCTTTGACACCCACATCACCAACAATTCCCTTGCCGTAAGTCCTGATGAGCAACTAGCGATTGTCTCAGACAGCCGTGAACACTCCATCCTGGTCTATGATCTCGCCAAAGGCAAGTTGCGCAAAAAGATTGACGGCTTCGGTTCACCGAGAAACATCGTTTTTATTGATGGTGGTTCAGAGTTTGTCGTCTCAGACAGTACGCTCGGTACACTTCGGTTTTACAGCATTAAAAATTTCATCTTGAAAGATGAAGTTGTCGTTGGTCCAGGTGCATTCGGGACTGCTGTGAGTCCTGATGGAAAGACAATGTATGTGAACAATCAAGCACACAATTCCGTCACGGTCGTCGATTTGGAAAAACGAAAACCCATTGACGTCATTACAGGTTTCGCCCAACCAAGGCAAGGCATTAAAGTCTCTTCAGACGGAAAATATATCTTTGTCACGAACTTTCAAGGAGATAAAGTGTCCATCGTTGATGCCACCACAAAAAAAATCATTCGTGAAATATCAGGGTTCTCCAGTATTCGCGGAATCTCGATTACCGCTGATGGAGGAACATTATATGCCGCAAACAGCGGACGCAACAGCATTTCCGCAGTTGATACGCTAGACGGTAATATAAAGGGTGAAATCAAAGTGGGACGTGAGCCATATGGCGCGGCTCTATCGCCTGATGATAAACTCCTCTTCGCAAGCAACAAAGCTGATAATACGATTGACGTGATCAATGTCGCTGATCACCGCGTAGTTAAAACAATTGGGGGTTTCAAAGAACCAAGGCAAGCAATTGTCTTTAGCCATGACGGGGATCAGGCTTATGTATTGAATCGGGATCTCTCCATTGCACGTGTTGACCCTAAAACATATGCCATCACGGATATAATTCAGGATAAGCAAAAAAAATATAAGCTTAAAACACTAGAATCTGACAAAGTAGGAAAGTATGGGGCAGATCAAAACGGAATGACACTTTATCATTTCACAAAAGATGATTCTAATGTCAGTAATTGCAAGGGCCAATGTCTTGAAATTTGGCCGCCATTCCATGCAGATAACATCATCTCGAATAAAGGATTCGACAGAAAAGACTTTAAAACAATCATAAGAGATGATTGTTTAAGTTAGAAAATAGAACACATAAACGCCCTTGATATTTTTGATCTGATGAAAAAATAAACTCAGAGATGGATTAACAAGATCAAATTCCATTATTATTTAGTGGTAATGATTTTTTGCCTTTAATGATAGCTGGCTGCATCTCTAATGTTGAAAAAGCCAATGAAAAGAACCACCCTCCTACTTTCGATTTCATTGGTGTAATGCATACATTTTGCGGCAGGTCTCTATCGTATAAACAAAAATACTGTAGGTTAACTCGATTCATCAAGTCTATAGTCTGATCCGTTTGACTGCCCTCAAACGGTTTTTTTATCATTTTTACAAAAATCTCATATTTAATATTGACTTTTCACCAAAATCCGATAAAATAATTATTGTACCTCAATTCGGGGCATTAGCTCAGCTGGGAGAGCGCTACGCTGGCAGCGTAGAGGTCAGCGGTTCGATCCCGCTATGCTCCATACTTTATACGAAATCAACGTCACGACAACGTTCGTGGCGTTTTTCGTTTTCGTTGACTTGAATGAATTACAGCTATACCAACAAACCGATAACACGTCTTTTCTTTACGATAAATAATCGTATAGAAGAAACTAATCAATCGAAAGGAGAATCGGATAATCACGGAGTATTTGTACTACCGACTACCTGTTCAAGGAATCGAAGCACATATCCGACTAATGAATGAAGGGGAAGCCGCCAACCTTGAACCGTTTGGTTTCGACACGGGTACGCCGATTGACCGAATTGATCAATACAATGCTTTAATGGTATTGTCGAAATTAGATTTCCCACTGGAAGAATCGCTTGATCCGAAAAGCCAAGCAACGAAGTATCTGGATTCAACGTCGAAACCATTATCGAAAAGTTAGTCGCATATAAGGATGAAAGAATCAATTCATGACGGTTTGGCCCGTTTTTTATTTTTTGAATATTCCTTAAAATATGAATCTATTTATATTACGGTTAAAAAAGGAAATTACATAGGGGCGATTTGCATGAAAGGGAAAAAAATTCTCGGTTGGATAATAGGGATTGCAATTGTTGTCGGATTGGGTACTTGGGGAACTTTCGCAGTATTAGAAAACGTCAATGATTATAAAGCGATCGAAAAGAAACATGAAACAGCAGCAGCGGACGAAGGGGACATCCCCCAAGACGTTGACCAAGAAGTCGTGAACACACCGATTGCAATGGACGTTGTAACATTGGCGGACGGCGGGGACGGTCACACGTTCATTGCGGATACTCATTCATTCTTGAACGATACGCTTGGTTATGGTGGCGTTAATTCGGCGGATTATAGGTCACAACGAGCGAATGCCGAAGACGTGCTTCAAGCGTTGAAGGGTGCAAAAGTGAAGAACAAAGAAATAACGGCGGACTTCAAGAAAATCGAAGAATATGCGAACGTCGTATTCAAAGAAGATAATCGTGACGCAATGGTTCAACTTCACCGATTGTTTCACGATTTGGATATCTACTTCAACGGATATGATTATGACCAAACTTGGGGTGTAACTGATTTCGAGGGCGAATAATTGGGTCATTGGTCATTTCGTTGCAAATAAATCGGAGATAAAAGCACCATACTATTGCGGCTAACAGTTCCTAACGATATAAATAGACGTGTGACTTTCGTTGATACTATTGACTTTCGAAAGACTTGACGCTTAATTTCGTAATAGATGATAACTGGCAGCGTAGAGGTCAGCGGTTCGATCCCGCTATGCTCCATATCCGAAAACCCTTGCGTAGCAAGGGTTTTTTTCTTTGGTTTAAAAGAAAATAAACGAGCGGATGAAGCCACTTCTTCTTGCATGTTTGGAAATACATCGCGACGGAGTTAATGAATCCTTTTATTAACAAAATGCACCTACCTCCTTTACGGAAGCAGGCGCATTTAAATTCAATAAAAAAAGCTTCGAAATAGCTTGGAGTGTTAACCATTGCAATGATTAACTAACTAACAATCTTTCAGGACAATCTATGAAAAAAAGATGCGATAAGCTGTCCTAGTCTTCGAATTCCCTCATTTATTTCTTTCTCATTGGCATAACTGAACGAGAGCCGGAGAAACTCGGTTCCATCGTTTTGATCCATGAAAAAGTATTTCCCTGGAACATATGAAACACCCTCATCTAGTGCCTGTGATAATAGATGCGAAGTATCAACACCTGGAACTCTCAACCATACAAAGTAACCACCATCTGGTACATACCAGGAAACGGATTCTGGAAGAAATTGTTCCATCGCACGGATTAACGCAGTACATTTTGAACGATACACATCTTTTAGAAGGTCGAGCCGTTTGTCAATATTGGTGTTTTCTAAGTATACAGCCATTGTACTTTGAGCAAATGGATGGTCTAAATCTTTTTTAAACCACTCTAAAGCCTTAATGAATTCACTTTCTCCTGCTATCCATCCAATCCGCATTCCTGGAGCAACAACCTTGGATAATGACCCAACTTGGAGGACTCGTCCGCATTTATCCAAAGATTTTATTGGCACCGGATTTTTATCGAAGGATAATTCTCCGTATGCATCATCCTCTATTATGAGGAAATCAAACTCGATGGAAAGCTCCAATAAATGCTTCCGGCGCTCAATTGTCATAGTCGTCCCAGTTGGATTTTGAAAGGTTGGGATTGTATATAGAAAACGCGGGAGGGTTAGACCTGTACGTTTCCTTTCATCCAGC
The DNA window shown above is from Peribacillus sp. FSL P2-0133 and carries:
- a CDS encoding PLP-dependent aminotransferase family protein; protein product: MNVKSFFSENIKAALKNDPPGAWMPDLPDGCIRLSSGYPDPALVPAEELKAAVARLLDEEQDLPLHYIGSPRIARLKHQIQNRLGERGICILEDQLLITSGACQGIDLIARVLLDDKAVVAVESPTYMEALEIFQNYTKQIISIPIDEQGLQTYRLKEMLDERKRTGLTLPRFLYTIPTFQNPTGTTMTIERRKHLLELSIEFDFLIIEDDAYGELSFDKNPVPIKSLDKCGRVLQVGSLSKVVAPGMRIGWIAGESEFIKALEWFKKDLDHPFAQSTMAVYLENTNIDKRLDLLKDVYRSKCTALIRAMEQFLPESVSWYVPDGGYFVWLRVPGVDTSHLLSQALDEGVSYVPGKYFFMDQNDGTEFLRLSFSYANEKEINEGIRRLGQLIASFFHRLS